Proteins encoded together in one Schumannella luteola window:
- a CDS encoding DNA polymerase III subunit delta', with protein sequence MGWNDLIGQADAVASVRRAAETGQGLAHSWLITGPPGSGRSTLAYAFASALLARPGQEEATDAQVDARTHPDLSVLSTEKVVITIDEVRKLVTASQFSPSVGRYRVIVIEDADRMPERTSNVLLKALEEPPERTIWILCAPSEADLLPTIRSRVRSVRLGIPTVDEVAELIARREGVPADVAARAAREAQSHIGMARRLATDDEARRRRSSTLDLALGLRSVPGAVRAAAELLEVAGADASAITEERDHRERDEVLRSLGIEPGGTVPPALRSQLKNLEEDQKRRATRSLRDGIDRILVDLLSLYRDILLLQLGLDLDRAQLVNLAILDKLEAAAATCSAPQTLATLDGLAEARERITGNVAPALALEAALITAVRSRPSSGAAA encoded by the coding sequence ATGGGCTGGAACGACCTCATCGGCCAGGCTGATGCCGTCGCCTCCGTGCGCCGCGCCGCCGAGACCGGGCAGGGCCTCGCCCACTCCTGGCTGATCACGGGCCCTCCCGGCTCCGGCCGCTCGACCCTCGCCTACGCCTTCGCCAGCGCGCTCCTCGCCCGGCCCGGGCAGGAGGAGGCGACCGACGCGCAGGTCGACGCCCGCACGCATCCCGACCTCTCCGTGCTCAGCACCGAGAAGGTCGTCATCACGATCGACGAGGTGCGCAAGCTCGTCACGGCGAGCCAGTTCTCACCGTCGGTCGGCCGCTACCGCGTGATCGTCATCGAAGATGCCGACCGGATGCCCGAGCGCACCAGCAACGTGCTGCTCAAGGCGCTCGAAGAGCCGCCGGAGCGCACCATCTGGATCCTCTGCGCCCCCAGCGAGGCCGACCTGCTGCCCACGATCCGCTCGCGCGTGCGCAGCGTGCGCCTCGGCATCCCCACCGTCGACGAGGTCGCCGAGCTCATCGCCCGTCGGGAGGGCGTGCCGGCGGATGTCGCCGCGCGCGCCGCCCGCGAGGCCCAGTCGCACATCGGCATGGCGCGTCGCCTCGCGACCGACGACGAAGCGCGCCGCCGCCGCAGCAGCACCCTCGACCTGGCGCTCGGCCTGCGCTCGGTGCCCGGCGCCGTGCGCGCGGCCGCCGAGCTGCTCGAGGTCGCCGGCGCCGACGCGAGCGCGATCACCGAGGAGCGCGATCACCGCGAACGCGACGAGGTGCTGCGCTCGCTCGGCATCGAACCCGGCGGAACCGTGCCGCCGGCGCTGCGCAGCCAGCTCAAGAACCTCGAAGAAGACCAGAAGCGCCGCGCGACCCGCAGTCTGCGCGACGGCATCGACCGCATCCTCGTCGACCTGCTCTCGCTCTACCGCGACATCCTGCTGCTGCAGCTCGGGCTCGACCTCGACCGCGCGCAGCTCGTGAACCTCGCGATCCTCGACAAGCTCGAGGCCGCCGCCGCGACCTGCTCGGCGCCGCAGACGCTCGCCACCCTCGACGGCCTGGCCGAGGCGCGCGAGCGCATCACCGGCAACGTCGCCCCTGCCCTCGCCCTCGAGGCCGCCCTGATCACCGCGGTGCGCAGCCGCCCGAGCTCCGGAGCCGCAGCATGA
- a CDS encoding cupin domain-containing protein, whose amino-acid sequence MTPGDGVGFTPAEHVDALGLALDHEALPVDEVESGAPTTGVSELGTLPGGAADAGSGSGSGSGSGSGAVDYGIWEMSVGAAHDVEADELFVVLAGRGTVEFLDAEPGSAERILDLAAGSVVRLHAGQRTLWTITEPLRKVYVTPSV is encoded by the coding sequence GTGACGCCGGGCGACGGCGTCGGGTTCACGCCGGCGGAGCACGTGGATGCGCTGGGGCTCGCCCTCGATCACGAGGCGCTGCCCGTCGACGAGGTCGAGTCCGGCGCGCCGACGACCGGGGTCTCGGAGCTCGGGACGCTGCCGGGCGGCGCGGCTGACGCCGGGTCGGGATCGGGATCGGGCTCGGGCTCGGGCTCGGGCGCCGTCGACTACGGCATCTGGGAGATGAGCGTCGGCGCCGCCCACGACGTCGAGGCCGACGAGCTCTTCGTCGTGCTCGCCGGGCGCGGCACGGTCGAGTTCCTGGATGCCGAACCGGGCTCGGCCGAGCGCATCCTCGACCTCGCCGCGGGCTCGGTCGTGCGCCTCCACGCCGGCCAGCGCACCCTCTGGACGATCACCGAGCCCCTGCGGAAGGTCTACGTCACGCCGAGCGTGTGA
- a CDS encoding TetR/AcrR family transcriptional regulator, with the protein MSDFRDTTAPASDADEPVGLRERKRRATRRAILLAAAQLVKERGLEGATVDEISRLADVSPRTFFNYFASKEEAVSGELPSLPAAEHIQTFVAARGLLLDDLAELVVASVDATLADREVVLLRRELVKVSPQLVAQRMTGMREYELELAGVVAQRLAAQHPETFADAEAAFLRARLLVFSASGALRHAWIAWADHEGDDDLATMVRRAFAALRETIRLEG; encoded by the coding sequence ATGAGCGACTTCCGCGACACCACCGCCCCCGCGTCCGACGCCGACGAGCCGGTCGGCCTGCGCGAGCGCAAGCGCCGCGCCACCCGCCGCGCGATCCTGCTCGCGGCCGCGCAGCTCGTCAAGGAGCGCGGCCTCGAGGGCGCGACGGTCGACGAGATCAGCCGTCTCGCCGACGTCTCGCCGCGCACCTTCTTCAACTACTTCGCGTCGAAGGAGGAGGCGGTCTCGGGCGAGCTGCCCTCGCTGCCGGCGGCCGAGCACATCCAGACCTTCGTCGCCGCGCGCGGGCTGCTGCTCGACGACCTCGCCGAACTCGTCGTGGCCTCGGTGGATGCGACGCTCGCCGACCGCGAGGTCGTGCTGCTGCGTCGCGAGCTGGTCAAGGTGTCGCCGCAGCTCGTCGCCCAGCGCATGACCGGCATGCGCGAGTACGAGCTCGAGCTCGCCGGAGTCGTCGCGCAGCGTCTCGCGGCGCAGCACCCGGAGACCTTCGCGGATGCCGAGGCCGCGTTCCTGCGCGCGCGCCTGCTCGTCTTCTCGGCGTCGGGCGCACTGCGTCACGCCTGGATCGCCTGGGCCGACCACGAGGGCGACGACGACCTGGCGACGATGGTGCGCCGCGCCTTCGCCGCGCTGCGCGAGACGATCCGCCTCGAAGGCTGA
- a CDS encoding alpha/beta hydrolase: MSRASAHPDDPAVSVRDRRAVSGRRRGLAVVALAAALAVGLSGCVQWFMPPQGSRTSTPSDEKVDAALKPYYQQKLSWKGCSDGMQCATAKAPLDWADPGGESIDLALIRQPATSGNAKGSLLINPGGPGGSGYDFVRDSVDYATSKKLQASYDIVGFDPRGVGHSSAVSCYTDPKAFDEYIYGITPGTPGSDEWLAAAEKSNQQFGQDCLKGTGELLGHVDTVSAARDLDMLRAALGDKKLNYLGYSYGTFLGATYADLFPKKTGHLVLDGALDPATSDFDVTLTQAKGFESAFRAYLKDCLTRKGCPFASSVDDSVAEVEQLFGSVQQSPILDSDGRELGTSALFTAIIYPLYSKESWPYLDQLFSDVFSGSAQVAFQLADAYYSRDDKGDYADNSTEAFISINCLDYKNDDSDPATMRQQAVQLADEAPLFGPQMAFGGAGCVGWPFQGTRDRVAISADGSAPIIVVGTTNDPATPYVWAQAMAKQLQNGHLVTYNGEGHTAYNKSNSCVNNAVDGFFLDDKVPTKDPDC; the protein is encoded by the coding sequence ATGAGCCGAGCATCCGCCCACCCCGACGACCCCGCCGTCTCCGTGCGAGATCGGCGCGCCGTGAGCGGCCGTCGCCGCGGTCTCGCCGTCGTCGCCCTGGCCGCCGCGCTCGCGGTCGGGCTGAGCGGCTGCGTGCAGTGGTTCATGCCGCCGCAGGGCAGCCGCACCTCGACTCCGTCGGACGAGAAGGTGGATGCGGCGCTCAAGCCCTACTACCAGCAGAAGCTCTCCTGGAAGGGCTGCAGCGACGGCATGCAGTGCGCCACCGCGAAGGCCCCCCTCGACTGGGCCGACCCGGGTGGGGAGTCGATCGACCTGGCGCTCATCCGTCAGCCGGCCACGAGCGGGAACGCGAAGGGCTCGCTGCTGATCAACCCCGGCGGACCGGGCGGATCGGGCTACGACTTCGTGCGCGACAGCGTCGACTACGCGACGAGCAAGAAGCTGCAGGCCAGCTACGACATCGTCGGCTTCGACCCCCGTGGGGTCGGGCACTCGAGCGCGGTCAGCTGCTACACCGACCCGAAGGCCTTCGACGAGTACATCTACGGGATCACCCCGGGAACGCCGGGCAGCGACGAGTGGCTCGCGGCGGCGGAGAAGAGCAACCAGCAGTTCGGGCAGGACTGCCTCAAGGGCACCGGCGAGCTGCTCGGCCATGTCGACACGGTCAGCGCGGCGCGCGACCTCGACATGCTGCGCGCGGCACTGGGCGACAAGAAGCTCAACTACCTCGGCTACTCCTACGGCACCTTCCTCGGCGCGACCTACGCCGACCTGTTCCCGAAGAAGACCGGCCACCTCGTGCTCGACGGCGCCCTCGACCCGGCGACGAGCGACTTCGATGTGACGCTCACGCAGGCGAAGGGCTTCGAGAGCGCGTTCCGCGCCTACCTCAAGGACTGCCTGACGCGGAAGGGATGCCCCTTCGCCAGCTCGGTCGACGACTCGGTCGCCGAGGTCGAGCAGCTGTTCGGCAGCGTGCAGCAGAGCCCGATCCTGGACAGCGACGGCCGCGAGCTGGGCACGAGCGCGCTGTTCACCGCGATCATCTACCCGCTCTACAGCAAGGAGAGCTGGCCCTATCTCGACCAGCTGTTCTCCGACGTGTTCAGCGGCAGCGCGCAGGTCGCCTTCCAGCTCGCCGACGCGTACTACTCGCGCGACGACAAGGGCGACTACGCCGACAACTCGACCGAGGCGTTCATCTCGATCAACTGCCTCGACTACAAGAACGACGACTCCGATCCGGCGACGATGCGCCAGCAGGCGGTGCAGCTCGCCGACGAGGCGCCGCTGTTCGGACCGCAGATGGCCTTCGGCGGCGCCGGATGCGTCGGCTGGCCGTTCCAGGGGACGCGTGACCGCGTCGCGATCAGCGCCGACGGCTCGGCGCCGATCATCGTCGTCGGCACCACGAACGACCCGGCCACCCCGTACGTGTGGGCGCAGGCGATGGCGAAGCAGCTGCAGAACGGCCACCTCGTCACCTACAACGGCGAGGGCCACACGGCGTACAACAAGTCGAACTCCTGCGTGAACAACGCGGTCGACGGCTTCTTCCTCGACGACAAGGTTCCGACGAAGGACCCGGACTGCTGA
- a CDS encoding DUF4244 domain-containing protein: MSEQNGGRMPASRAAAVAPTPGPASAVAFAPERWIAPQRGGIRARLADDGGAATAEYAITIMAAVGFAGLLVVILKSGEVQKILTDLVHKALTVAG, from the coding sequence ATGAGCGAGCAGAACGGCGGGCGCATGCCCGCATCCCGGGCGGCGGCGGTCGCGCCGACACCCGGACCGGCATCCGCGGTGGCGTTCGCGCCGGAGCGCTGGATCGCTCCGCAGCGCGGCGGCATCCGCGCCCGACTCGCCGACGACGGCGGTGCCGCGACCGCGGAGTACGCGATCACGATCATGGCGGCGGTCGGCTTCGCCGGGCTGCTGGTCGTGATCCTCAAGTCGGGCGAGGTGCAGAAGATCCTCACCGATCTCGTGCACAAGGCGCTGACGGTCGCCGGATGA
- the topA gene encoding type I DNA topoisomerase → MPATKKLVIVESPAKAKTIAQYLGDGYEVQASVGHIRDLIEPKNLPAELKKGPLGKFSIDVENGFAPYYVVSDEKKRTVTDLKKALKEADELYLATDEDREGEAIAWHLLEVLKPKVPVKRMVFHEITKDAIQAAQQNTRELDTALVDAQETRRILDRLYGYEVSPVLWRKIGPGLSAGRVQSAATRLVVERERERLAFVTASYWDLDVELATAATDGAPHFAARLARLDGKRVATGRDFTDAGALKGEAVALDQAAAEALAAGIRDDRAKLAVAKLETKPYTRRPAAPFTTSTLQQEAARKLRFTARQTMSTAQSLYENGFITYMRTDSPGLSKQAIDAARAQATKLYGADTIPEKPRVYSGKSKNAQEAHEAIRPSGDTFRTPDSLTGTLRGNELKLYDLIWKRTVASQMADARGSTATVTIEAATPENGTAELTASGTVITFRGFLAAYEESRDDDRDTPAEPNESRLPELAEGQALHAQDVEAKGHETSPPPRYTEASLVKTLEELGIGRPSTYAAIISTIVDRGYVTPRGTALVPNWIAFSVVRLLEDHFSELVQYDFTAAMEGDLDRIAGGEQDRTDWLNGFYFGNDAHQGLRGVVDNLGEIDARDINSVRISDDITLRIGKYGPYLEVVEEGSETPRRVNIPQELAPDELTPAKARELVDAPVIGDRVLGTDPANGKQIVVKDGRFGPYVTELEPEPEPVVDAATGEVVPAEEKPKPKRGAKKEAAVKPRTASLFKSMDPATIDFETALKLLTLPRVVGTDPADDAEITAQNGRYGAYLKKGTETRSLESEDQIFAIDLTSALELLAQPKYGNRRASSALKEFDADPVSGKPIKIKDGRFGPYVTDGETNATIPRGEEVDDVDFERAVQLIADKRAKGPVKKKAPAERAPAKRTTATKKK, encoded by the coding sequence GTGCCCGCCACGAAGAAGCTGGTCATCGTCGAGTCGCCGGCGAAGGCCAAGACGATCGCCCAGTACCTCGGCGACGGCTACGAGGTGCAGGCCTCGGTCGGTCACATCCGCGACCTGATCGAGCCGAAGAACCTGCCCGCCGAGCTCAAGAAGGGCCCGCTCGGCAAGTTCTCGATCGACGTCGAGAACGGCTTCGCGCCCTATTACGTCGTCAGCGACGAGAAGAAGCGCACCGTCACCGATCTCAAGAAGGCGCTGAAGGAGGCCGACGAGCTCTACCTCGCAACGGATGAAGACCGCGAGGGAGAGGCCATCGCCTGGCACCTGCTCGAGGTGCTGAAGCCCAAGGTGCCCGTGAAGCGCATGGTGTTCCACGAGATCACCAAGGATGCGATCCAGGCCGCGCAGCAGAACACCCGCGAGCTCGACACCGCGCTCGTCGACGCGCAGGAGACCCGCCGCATCCTCGACCGCCTCTACGGCTACGAGGTCTCGCCCGTGCTCTGGCGCAAGATCGGGCCCGGCCTCTCCGCCGGCCGCGTGCAGTCGGCCGCGACCCGCCTCGTCGTCGAGCGCGAGCGCGAGCGCCTCGCGTTCGTCACCGCCAGCTACTGGGATCTCGACGTCGAGCTCGCCACCGCCGCGACCGACGGCGCCCCGCACTTCGCGGCCCGACTCGCCCGCCTCGACGGCAAGCGCGTCGCCACCGGCCGCGACTTCACCGACGCCGGCGCCCTCAAGGGCGAGGCCGTCGCGCTCGACCAGGCCGCCGCCGAGGCGCTCGCCGCCGGCATCCGCGACGACCGCGCGAAGCTCGCGGTCGCCAAGCTCGAGACGAAGCCCTACACGCGCCGCCCCGCCGCGCCGTTCACGACCTCGACGCTGCAGCAGGAGGCCGCGCGCAAGCTGCGCTTCACCGCGCGCCAGACCATGAGCACCGCGCAGTCGCTCTACGAGAACGGCTTCATCACCTATATGCGCACCGACTCGCCCGGGCTCTCGAAGCAGGCGATCGACGCGGCCCGCGCGCAGGCGACCAAGCTCTACGGCGCCGACACGATCCCCGAGAAGCCGCGCGTCTACAGCGGCAAGTCGAAGAACGCGCAGGAGGCGCACGAGGCGATCCGTCCCTCGGGCGACACCTTCCGCACCCCCGACTCGCTCACCGGCACGCTGCGCGGCAACGAGCTCAAGCTCTACGACCTCATCTGGAAGCGCACCGTCGCCTCGCAGATGGCCGACGCCCGCGGCTCCACCGCGACCGTCACGATCGAGGCCGCGACGCCCGAGAACGGCACCGCCGAGCTCACCGCATCCGGCACTGTCATCACCTTCCGCGGCTTCCTCGCCGCCTACGAGGAGTCGCGCGACGACGACCGCGACACCCCGGCCGAGCCCAACGAGTCGCGTCTGCCCGAGCTGGCCGAGGGCCAGGCGCTGCACGCGCAGGACGTCGAGGCCAAGGGCCACGAGACCAGCCCGCCGCCGCGCTACACCGAGGCGAGCCTGGTCAAGACGCTCGAGGAGCTCGGCATCGGGCGCCCGTCGACCTACGCCGCGATCATCTCGACGATCGTCGACCGCGGCTACGTCACCCCGCGCGGCACCGCGCTCGTGCCGAACTGGATCGCGTTCAGCGTCGTCCGGCTGCTCGAAGACCACTTCAGCGAGCTCGTGCAGTACGACTTCACGGCCGCGATGGAGGGCGACCTCGACCGCATCGCGGGCGGCGAGCAGGATCGCACCGACTGGCTGAACGGCTTCTACTTCGGCAACGACGCCCACCAGGGACTGCGCGGCGTCGTCGACAACCTCGGCGAGATCGACGCGCGCGACATCAACTCGGTGCGCATCAGCGACGACATCACGCTGCGCATCGGCAAGTACGGCCCGTACCTCGAGGTCGTCGAAGAGGGATCGGAGACGCCGCGCCGTGTCAACATCCCCCAGGAGCTCGCTCCTGACGAGCTCACCCCGGCCAAGGCCCGCGAGCTCGTCGACGCCCCCGTGATCGGCGACCGCGTGCTCGGCACCGACCCGGCCAACGGCAAGCAGATCGTCGTCAAGGACGGCCGCTTCGGCCCCTACGTGACCGAGCTCGAGCCCGAGCCGGAGCCCGTCGTCGACGCCGCCACCGGCGAGGTCGTCCCGGCCGAGGAGAAGCCGAAGCCCAAGCGCGGCGCGAAGAAGGAGGCCGCGGTCAAGCCGCGCACCGCATCCCTCTTCAAGAGCATGGACCCGGCCACGATCGACTTCGAGACCGCGCTCAAGCTGCTCACGCTGCCCCGCGTGGTCGGCACAGACCCGGCCGACGACGCCGAGATCACGGCGCAGAACGGTCGCTACGGCGCCTACCTCAAGAAGGGCACCGAGACCCGCTCGCTCGAGAGCGAAGACCAGATCTTCGCGATCGACCTGACCAGCGCCCTCGAGCTGCTCGCGCAGCCGAAGTACGGCAACCGCCGTGCCTCCAGCGCGCTCAAGGAGTTCGACGCCGACCCGGTCAGCGGCAAGCCGATCAAGATCAAGGACGGCCGCTTCGGCCCGTACGTCACCGACGGCGAGACGAACGCGACCATCCCGCGCGGCGAGGAGGTCGACGACGTCGACTTCGAGCGCGCCGTGCAGCTGATCGCCGACAAGCGCGCCAAGGGGCCGGTCAAGAAGAAGGCCCCCGCCGAGCGCGCCCCCGCGAAGCGCACCACCGCCACCAAGAAGAAGTGA
- a CDS encoding type II secretion system F family protein, translating to MLDAGLAPESAWRHLAVEEGSHRDREAHGGEPASALAAEDAAAEGIAAAVVDGLADGHPLTAAITDAVAAAPPELARSWAPVAAAWSVAAASGAPIAPTLDRLALVLAGLDESVREVEVALAGPAASARIVVVLPVVGILFGLAIGTDTIGTLFGTAPGLVCLVVGLALLIGGAVWSRRLVRRARSSDPTPGLAAELVAVAVSSGLGVERARELVDAALDDVGLLSSDGTVAAALRFSRRAGVPAARLLRAEAEQARRRAATEARRRAAALGVRLMLPLGVCVLPSFLALGVLPVVISLVSSTARVL from the coding sequence ATGCTCGATGCCGGGCTCGCACCCGAGTCGGCGTGGCGGCACCTCGCCGTCGAGGAGGGCTCCCACCGGGATCGCGAAGCGCACGGCGGCGAGCCCGCGTCCGCGCTCGCCGCGGAGGACGCCGCCGCGGAGGGGATCGCCGCGGCCGTCGTCGACGGACTCGCCGACGGGCACCCACTGACCGCGGCCATCACCGATGCCGTCGCGGCGGCGCCGCCCGAGCTCGCGCGATCCTGGGCGCCGGTCGCCGCCGCCTGGAGCGTCGCGGCCGCGAGCGGTGCGCCGATCGCGCCCACCCTCGACCGGCTCGCGCTCGTGCTCGCCGGCCTCGACGAGTCGGTGCGGGAGGTCGAGGTCGCGCTCGCCGGGCCGGCCGCGTCGGCGCGCATCGTCGTCGTGCTGCCGGTGGTGGGCATCCTGTTCGGGCTCGCGATCGGCACCGACACCATCGGCACGCTGTTCGGCACCGCGCCCGGACTCGTCTGTCTGGTGGTCGGTCTGGCGCTGCTCATCGGCGGCGCCGTGTGGTCGCGCCGACTCGTGCGTCGGGCTCGCAGCTCCGACCCGACTCCCGGCCTCGCGGCCGAGCTGGTCGCGGTCGCCGTCTCGAGCGGACTCGGCGTCGAGCGCGCCCGCGAGCTGGTGGATGCCGCGCTCGACGATGTCGGGCTGCTCAGCAGTGACGGCACGGTCGCCGCGGCGCTGCGCTTCAGCCGACGTGCCGGGGTGCCGGCCGCGCGGCTGCTGCGCGCGGAGGCGGAGCAGGCGCGACGGCGGGCGGCGACCGAGGCGCGGCGTCGGGCCGCGGCCCTGGGCGTGCGGCTCATGCTGCCGCTCGGCGTGTGCGTGCTGCCCTCGTTCCTGGCGCTCGGAGTGCTGCCCGTCGTGATCTCGCTCGTCTCCTCCACAGCGCGGGTTCTGTGA
- the tmk gene encoding dTMP kinase: MTDAVTAAGLFITFEGGDGSGKTTQQGILADWLAERGETLTRTREPGGSELGLELREIVLHRRGYIAPRAEALIYAADRAHHIATVVRPALERGEVVLQDRYLDSSVAYQGAGRVLDGTEIRDLSLWAAEGLLPDLTVLLDLHEGEGRGRLDAARDRYDRLEAEKSDFHGRVRAAYLELAAAEPERFLVLDARRTIDEIAADIRARVEQLLERRSAGS, encoded by the coding sequence GTGACGGACGCAGTGACCGCCGCCGGCCTCTTCATCACGTTCGAGGGCGGCGACGGCTCGGGCAAGACCACGCAGCAGGGCATCCTCGCCGACTGGCTCGCCGAACGCGGCGAGACGCTGACGCGCACGCGCGAACCCGGCGGCAGCGAGCTCGGGCTCGAGCTGCGCGAGATCGTGCTGCACCGCCGCGGCTACATCGCCCCGCGCGCCGAGGCGCTGATCTACGCCGCCGACCGCGCGCACCACATCGCCACGGTCGTGCGTCCCGCGCTCGAGCGCGGCGAGGTCGTGCTGCAGGACCGCTACCTCGACTCCTCCGTCGCCTACCAGGGCGCCGGCCGCGTGCTCGACGGCACCGAGATCCGCGACCTGTCGCTGTGGGCCGCCGAGGGGCTGCTGCCCGATCTCACCGTGCTGCTCGACCTGCACGAGGGCGAGGGGCGCGGGCGACTGGACGCCGCCCGCGACCGCTACGACCGGCTCGAGGCCGAGAAGAGCGACTTCCACGGCCGGGTGCGCGCCGCGTATCTCGAACTCGCCGCCGCCGAGCCCGAGCGCTTCCTCGTGCTGGATGCGCGCCGCACGATCGACGAGATCGCCGCCGACATCCGCGCCCGCGTCGAGCAGCTGCTCGAACGCCGCAGCGCCGGGAGCTGA
- a CDS encoding Rv3654c family TadE-like protein, which translates to MSGGIAGVGIVVVTAGIALAVVGLGAGLTERQRMIAAADAAALAAADTASGAVSGDPCTQAARLAGEHRAALADCRIEGAEATVEVRGDFAGIPLVARARAGPPPDGAPGSGRGDDSRGPGGGEST; encoded by the coding sequence ATGAGCGGCGGAATCGCCGGGGTGGGCATCGTGGTCGTCACAGCCGGGATCGCCCTCGCCGTGGTCGGACTCGGCGCCGGGCTCACCGAGCGCCAGCGGATGATCGCGGCGGCGGATGCGGCCGCCCTCGCCGCCGCCGACACCGCATCTGGAGCCGTCTCCGGCGACCCGTGCACGCAGGCGGCACGCCTGGCCGGTGAGCACCGCGCGGCGCTCGCCGACTGCCGCATCGAAGGCGCCGAGGCGACAGTCGAGGTGCGCGGCGACTTCGCCGGCATCCCCCTCGTCGCCCGAGCGCGAGCCGGGCCGCCGCCGGACGGCGCGCCGGGCTCCGGGCGCGGCGACGACAGCCGTGGTCCGGGTGGAGGGGAAAGCACTTGA
- a CDS encoding TadE family type IV pilus minor pilin, whose product MSGRGRRGADAGELAIERALGLESELESAVHPTAQIGSRRGSGSNVRLRSEHGGAAAEFAIVLPAVLAALALCLGAVQLAATQLRAQDAAADAARSWARGDDATLAGRALGSASVTRSDDGDLVCATVTARASGAAGALGLEVSARGCALGGGR is encoded by the coding sequence ATGAGCGGGCGAGGGCGGCGCGGAGCGGATGCGGGCGAGCTCGCGATCGAGCGGGCCCTCGGGCTCGAGTCGGAGCTCGAATCGGCAGTGCACCCCACGGCGCAGATCGGATCGCGTCGCGGCTCCGGCTCGAACGTACGCCTCCGCAGCGAGCACGGCGGTGCCGCCGCCGAGTTCGCGATCGTGCTGCCGGCCGTGCTCGCCGCCCTCGCTCTCTGCCTCGGCGCGGTGCAGCTCGCCGCGACCCAGCTGCGCGCGCAGGACGCGGCGGCCGACGCCGCTCGCTCCTGGGCGCGCGGCGACGACGCGACGCTGGCCGGGCGCGCCCTCGGCTCCGCGAGCGTCACGCGCAGCGATGACGGCGATCTCGTCTGCGCGACGGTGACAGCCCGTGCCTCGGGCGCGGCGGGAGCCCTCGGCCTCGAGGTCAGCGCCCGGGGCTGCGCCCTCGGCGGCGGGCGCTGA